One segment of Streptomyces sp. NA02950 DNA contains the following:
- a CDS encoding helix-turn-helix domain-containing protein, with amino-acid sequence MNVSEKLQAMAAADGDPMACPARLIVEHLTSRWGVLVLAVLLDGTHRFSELRRTVGGVTEKMLAQTLQTLERDGFVHREAHPVIPPHVDYSLTDLGREAARRVWALACWAEEQAPQVLAARETYDAAKSGG; translated from the coding sequence ATGAACGTAAGTGAAAAGCTCCAGGCCATGGCGGCTGCCGACGGTGACCCCATGGCCTGTCCGGCGCGGCTCATCGTGGAGCACCTGACCAGCCGCTGGGGTGTGCTGGTGCTGGCCGTGCTGCTCGACGGCACCCACCGCTTCAGCGAGCTGCGGCGTACGGTCGGCGGGGTCACCGAGAAGATGCTCGCCCAGACCCTCCAGACCCTGGAGCGGGACGGCTTCGTCCACCGCGAGGCGCATCCGGTCATCCCGCCGCATGTGGACTACTCGCTCACCGACCTCGGGCGCGAGGCCGCGCGGCGGGTGTGGGCGCTGGCCTGCTGGGCGGAGGAGCAGGCGCCGCAGGTGCTGGCCGCCCGCGAGACGTACGACGCGGCCAAGTCCGGCGGCTAG